One Pseudomonas lalucatii genomic window carries:
- the choX gene encoding choline ABC transporter substrate-binding protein — protein sequence MKTFSTILAAGLILAAGAFHAQAEDARCATVKLGDPGWSDIAVTNGIASFLLEGLGYKAQSQTLAVPIIFAGLQKGQVDVFLGNWMPAQQDNYDKFVASGAVDKLAQNLSGTEYTLAVPSYAYEAGVKTFADLDRHADKFDRKLYGIASGSPANESIRQMIEADEFGLGDWKLVESSEQAMLVQVGRAVKREQFVVFLGWTPHPMNVNYDMQYLRGGEKYFGESGNVNTLARKDYAAQCPNVGKLLSNLAFTQDMENSIMNQVLSKQASNAEAIKAWLKANPAVLDGWLQGVTTRDGGDALAAVKARL from the coding sequence ATGAAAACATTCAGCACCATCCTGGCCGCCGGCCTGATCCTGGCCGCCGGCGCCTTTCACGCTCAGGCCGAAGACGCCCGCTGCGCCACGGTGAAACTCGGCGATCCGGGCTGGAGCGACATCGCCGTGACCAACGGCATCGCCAGCTTCCTGCTCGAGGGCCTCGGCTACAAGGCGCAGAGCCAGACCCTGGCGGTGCCGATCATCTTCGCCGGCCTGCAGAAGGGCCAGGTCGACGTGTTCCTCGGCAACTGGATGCCGGCCCAGCAGGACAACTACGACAAGTTCGTCGCCAGCGGCGCGGTGGACAAGCTGGCGCAGAACCTCAGCGGCACCGAATACACCCTGGCCGTGCCGAGCTATGCCTACGAGGCCGGGGTGAAGACCTTCGCCGACCTCGACCGGCACGCCGACAAGTTCGACCGCAAGCTCTACGGCATCGCCTCCGGCTCGCCGGCCAACGAGTCGATCCGCCAGATGATCGAGGCCGACGAGTTCGGCCTGGGCGACTGGAAGCTGGTGGAGTCCAGCGAGCAGGCCATGCTGGTGCAGGTCGGCCGCGCGGTGAAGCGCGAGCAGTTCGTGGTGTTCCTCGGCTGGACCCCGCATCCGATGAACGTCAACTACGACATGCAGTACCTGCGCGGCGGCGAGAAGTATTTCGGCGAGAGCGGCAACGTCAACACCCTGGCGCGCAAGGACTACGCCGCGCAGTGCCCGAACGTCGGCAAGCTGCTGAGCAACCTCGCCTTCACCCAGGACATGGAGAACAGCATCATGAACCAGGTGCTGAGCAAGCAGGCGAGCAATGCCGAGGCGATCAAGGCCTGGCTCAAGGCCAACCCGGCGGTGCTCGACGGCTGGCTGCAGGGCGTCACCACCCGCGACGGCGGCGATGCCCTGGCGGCGGTGAAGGCACGGCTCTGA
- the betC gene encoding choline-sulfatase produces MKRPNILFIMADQMAAPILPIHDPASPVKMPNLVRLAESAVVFDSAYCNSPLCAPSRFTLVSGQLPSKIGAYDNAADFPGDVPTYAHYLRRLGYRTALSGKMHFCGPDQLHGYEERLTSDIYPADYGWAVNWDEPEKRLSWYHNMSSVLQAGPCVRTNQLDFDEEVVFKAQQYLYDHVRMSPEQPFCLTVSMTHPHDPYTIPEEFWNLYEDVAIPLPSHTIDQAEQDPHAKRLLKVIDLWDKPLPEDKIKDARRAYFGACSYIDSNIGKLLKTLKDCDLAEDTIIVFSGDHGDMLGERGLWYKMHWFEMAARVPFLVHAPQRFAAHRVSQSVSTMDLLPTLVELAGGSVEPGLALDGRSLLPHLRGEGGHDEVLGEYMAEGSDAPLMMIRRAQWKFIYSEKDPLLLFDLVNDPRELENLAAAAEYQDLVAELLAEARARWDMPAIHQATLASQRRRRLVAEALTHGRLKSWDHQPMVDASQQYMRNHIDLDDLERRARYPQP; encoded by the coding sequence ATGAAACGTCCCAACATCCTCTTCATCATGGCCGACCAGATGGCCGCGCCGATCCTGCCGATCCATGACCCGGCCTCGCCGGTCAAGATGCCCAACCTCGTGCGGCTGGCCGAATCCGCGGTGGTCTTCGATTCCGCTTACTGCAACAGCCCGCTGTGCGCGCCGTCGCGCTTCACCCTGGTCAGCGGCCAGCTGCCGAGCAAGATCGGCGCCTACGACAACGCCGCCGACTTTCCCGGCGACGTGCCGACCTACGCCCACTACCTGCGCCGCCTGGGCTACCGCACCGCGCTGTCCGGCAAGATGCACTTCTGCGGCCCGGACCAGCTGCACGGCTACGAGGAGCGCCTGACCAGCGACATCTACCCGGCCGACTACGGCTGGGCGGTGAACTGGGACGAGCCGGAGAAGCGCCTGAGCTGGTACCACAACATGTCCTCGGTGCTGCAGGCCGGCCCCTGCGTGCGCACCAACCAGCTGGACTTCGACGAGGAGGTGGTGTTCAAGGCCCAGCAGTACCTCTACGACCACGTGCGCATGAGCCCCGAACAGCCGTTCTGCCTGACCGTGTCGATGACCCACCCCCACGACCCCTACACCATCCCCGAGGAATTCTGGAACCTCTACGAGGACGTGGCGATCCCGCTGCCGAGCCATACCATCGACCAGGCCGAGCAGGACCCGCACGCCAAGCGCCTGCTCAAGGTCATCGACCTGTGGGACAAGCCGCTGCCCGAGGACAAGATCAAGGACGCCCGCCGCGCCTACTTCGGTGCCTGCAGCTACATCGACAGCAACATCGGCAAGCTGCTCAAGACCCTCAAGGACTGCGACCTGGCCGAGGACACCATCATCGTCTTCTCCGGCGACCACGGCGACATGCTCGGCGAGCGCGGCCTCTGGTACAAGATGCACTGGTTCGAGATGGCCGCCCGGGTGCCCTTCCTGGTGCATGCCCCGCAGCGCTTCGCCGCCCACCGGGTGAGCCAGTCGGTGTCGACCATGGACCTGCTGCCGACCCTGGTGGAACTGGCCGGCGGCAGCGTCGAGCCGGGCCTGGCCCTGGACGGCCGCTCGCTGCTGCCCCACCTGCGGGGCGAGGGTGGCCACGACGAGGTGCTCGGCGAGTACATGGCCGAGGGCAGCGACGCGCCGCTGATGATGATCCGCCGGGCGCAGTGGAAGTTCATCTACTCTGAAAAGGACCCGCTGCTGCTGTTCGACCTGGTCAACGACCCGCGCGAGCTGGAGAACCTGGCGGCCGCGGCCGAGTACCAGGACCTGGTCGCCGAGCTCCTCGCCGAGGCCCGCGCGCGCTGGGACATGCCGGCGATCCACCAGGCCACCCTGGCCAGCCAGCGGCGCCGGCGCCTGGTCGCCGAGGCCCTGACCCACGGCAGGCTGAAGAGCTGGGACCACCAGCCCATGGTCGACGCCAGCCAGCAGTACATGCGCAACCATATCGACCTGGACGACCTCGAGCGTCGCGCCCGCTATCCACAACCCTGA
- a CDS encoding choline sulfate utilization transcriptional regulator, translating to MFKHFDGLSLDALLVFESAARHLSFTAAAGELGSSQPAISQQIKRLEQQLATRLFDRVYRGIVLTEAGELLLRHVRDGLQSLDDGLAALSAQPQHEVLQVATDFAVAAYWLMPRLHRFNQRHPELDVSLITTNRDLGVLPPEIDVAIAFGDGRFKHGEAHLLFAEEAFAVCSPQLLKDRPQPLPAAALAELPLLHLRPDSRSRWLDWNGLFRALAIAEAPSPGSLRFDNYTLLIQAAIAGQGVAIGWRHLVDELLEQNLLCRVCREAARTEFGYYVVLPERKRRQRLTEQFVDWLKAELGGEGAPL from the coding sequence ATGTTTAAACACTTCGACGGCCTGTCCCTGGATGCCCTGCTGGTGTTCGAGTCCGCCGCGCGCCACCTGAGCTTCACCGCCGCGGCCGGCGAACTGGGCAGCAGCCAGCCGGCGATCAGCCAGCAGATCAAGCGCCTCGAGCAGCAGCTGGCGACCCGCCTGTTCGACCGGGTCTACCGCGGCATCGTCCTCACCGAGGCCGGCGAGCTGCTGCTGCGCCACGTGCGCGACGGCTTGCAGAGCCTGGACGACGGCCTGGCGGCGCTCAGCGCCCAGCCGCAGCACGAGGTGCTGCAGGTGGCCACCGACTTCGCCGTCGCCGCCTACTGGCTGATGCCGCGCCTGCATCGCTTCAACCAGCGCCATCCGGAGCTGGACGTCAGCCTGATCACCACCAACCGCGACCTGGGCGTGCTGCCGCCGGAGATCGACGTGGCCATCGCCTTCGGCGACGGCCGCTTCAAGCACGGCGAGGCGCACCTGCTGTTCGCCGAGGAGGCCTTCGCCGTGTGCAGCCCTCAGCTGCTCAAGGATCGCCCGCAGCCGTTGCCGGCGGCGGCCCTGGCCGAGCTGCCGCTGCTGCACCTGCGCCCCGACAGCCGCTCGCGCTGGCTCGACTGGAACGGCCTGTTCCGCGCCCTGGCCATCGCCGAGGCGCCGAGTCCCGGCAGCCTGCGCTTCGACAACTACACCCTGCTGATCCAGGCCGCCATCGCCGGCCAGGGCGTGGCCATCGGCTGGCGGCACCTGGTCGACGAGTTGCTCGAGCAGAACCTGTTGTGCCGGGTGTGCCGCGAAGCGGCGCGCACCGAGTTCGGCTATTACGTGGTGCTGCCCGAGCGCAAGCGCCGCCAGCGCCTGACCGAGCAGTTCGTCGACTGGCTCAAGGCCGAACTGGGCGGCGAGGGCGCGCCGCTCTAG
- the pbpG gene encoding D-alanyl-D-alanine endopeptidase, with translation MKIRHSIVSLLLICSCVVVASNSHAVQKLPRQQELAAGSALLVDLQTGQVLYSSHPDLVLPIASVTKLMTALVTLDAKLPLDQVLPITIRDNKEMQGVFSRVRIGSELSRRDMLLLALMSSENRAASSLAHHYPGGYAAFIAAMNAKALALGMRSTRFVEPTGLSEHNVSSANDLVLLLKASQQYPLLSQWSTTSEKTVAFRKPNYSLGFRNTNGLVRKANWSVQLSKTGFTNEAGHCLVMRTVMAKRPVAFVVLDAFGKYTHMADANRLKRWLETGQVTPVPAAAISYRKHKQAQRGLQVAQ, from the coding sequence GTGAAAATCCGTCATTCGATAGTAAGCCTGCTGCTGATCTGCAGCTGCGTTGTAGTTGCATCGAACAGCCATGCCGTGCAAAAGCTCCCCCGCCAGCAGGAGCTGGCCGCCGGCAGCGCCCTGCTGGTCGACCTGCAGACCGGCCAGGTGCTCTATTCCAGCCATCCCGACCTGGTGTTGCCGATCGCCTCGGTGACCAAGCTGATGACCGCCCTGGTCACCCTCGACGCCAAGCTGCCGCTGGATCAGGTCCTGCCGATCACCATCCGCGACAACAAGGAGATGCAGGGGGTGTTCTCGCGGGTGCGCATCGGCAGCGAACTGAGCCGCCGCGACATGCTGCTGCTGGCCCTGATGTCCTCGGAAAACCGTGCCGCCTCCAGCCTGGCCCACCACTATCCGGGCGGCTACGCGGCGTTCATCGCGGCGATGAACGCCAAGGCCCTGGCCCTGGGCATGCGCAGCACGCGCTTCGTCGAGCCCACCGGCCTGTCCGAACACAACGTCTCCAGCGCCAACGACCTGGTGCTGCTGCTCAAGGCCAGCCAGCAGTACCCCCTGCTCAGCCAGTGGAGCACCACCTCGGAGAAGACCGTGGCCTTCCGCAAGCCCAACTACAGCCTGGGTTTTCGCAACACCAACGGCCTGGTGCGCAAGGCCAACTGGAGCGTGCAGCTGAGCAAGACCGGCTTCACCAACGAGGCCGGCCACTGCCTGGTGATGCGCACCGTCATGGCCAAGCGGCCGGTGGCCTTCGTGGTGCTGGACGCCTTCGGCAAGTACACCCACATGGCCGACGCCAACCGCCTCAAGCGCTGGCTGGAAACCGGCCAGGTCACCCCGGTGCCGGCGGCGGCCATCAGCTACCGCAAGCACAAGCAGGCCCAGCGCGGTTTGCAGGTGGCCCAGTGA
- a CDS encoding peptidylprolyl isomerase gives MRRALVVLGLAGICLSAQAAQDLQIDGERLPGKSIALLEQALTRVKFNTDRAQLRAGLVENRLLARDVEAELQPRYRAELEALTAVEAANLIEQVHGRRFEHDVRPFLRQPQPLSAERLRQVLAPPQQGVVLDSLQLSPAQQAEAGEVQLIAWQFPGQAERRLDLLALYQGDNVQGRVELQQGNLAYLGEQVRQHVLRDYLWYQLAEQGFSEAERQGLRLLVRDKLIRHQYLHQIGLHGDFHHETDSLRQLARQVGDADAEAYYRRHLAQYRNVAQVQAAHIRLADQASADRVHGELIAGLDFDEAVRRHSLADDKGRTPPGDLGLIRPQDPQLDLLRKTALLQKAGTLSQPMRIDGAFEIVRVRRREDRQLPLSDPSVRYEVNQAVAKEQLASQLQARLQALRAKARVEGL, from the coding sequence TTGCGCCGTGCCTTGGTCGTGCTGGGGCTGGCAGGCATTTGCCTGTCGGCCCAGGCCGCCCAGGACCTGCAGATCGACGGCGAACGCCTGCCGGGCAAGAGCATCGCCCTGCTCGAGCAGGCGCTGACCCGGGTCAAGTTCAACACCGACCGCGCCCAGCTGCGCGCCGGCCTGGTGGAGAACCGCCTGCTGGCCCGGGACGTCGAGGCCGAGCTGCAGCCCCGCTACCGCGCCGAGCTTGAGGCGCTGACGGCGGTGGAGGCGGCCAACCTCATCGAGCAGGTCCATGGCCGGCGCTTCGAGCATGACGTGCGGCCCTTCCTGCGCCAGCCGCAGCCGCTCAGTGCCGAGCGCCTGCGCCAGGTGCTGGCGCCGCCGCAGCAGGGGGTGGTGCTCGACAGCCTGCAGTTGAGCCCGGCGCAGCAGGCCGAAGCGGGAGAGGTGCAGCTGATCGCCTGGCAGTTCCCCGGCCAGGCCGAGCGGCGCCTCGACCTGCTGGCCCTGTACCAGGGCGACAACGTCCAGGGCCGGGTCGAGCTGCAGCAGGGCAACCTGGCCTACCTCGGCGAGCAGGTGCGTCAGCACGTGCTGCGCGACTACCTCTGGTACCAGCTGGCCGAACAGGGCTTCAGCGAGGCCGAGCGCCAGGGTCTGCGCCTGCTGGTGCGCGACAAGCTGATCCGCCACCAGTACCTGCACCAGATCGGCCTGCACGGCGACTTCCATCACGAGACCGACAGCCTGAGGCAGCTGGCCCGCCAGGTCGGCGATGCCGACGCCGAGGCCTACTACCGGCGCCACCTGGCGCAGTACCGCAACGTCGCCCAGGTGCAGGCCGCGCATATCCGCCTGGCCGACCAGGCCAGTGCCGACCGGGTGCATGGCGAACTCATCGCCGGCCTGGACTTCGACGAGGCGGTGCGCCGCCATTCCCTGGCCGACGACAAGGGGCGCACCCCGCCCGGCGACCTCGGCCTGATCCGCCCGCAGGACCCGCAGCTCGATCTGCTGCGCAAGACCGCCTTGCTGCAGAAGGCCGGCACCCTTTCGCAGCCGATGCGGATCGATGGCGCCTTCGAGATCGTCCGGGTGCGCCGGCGCGAGGACCGCCAGCTGCCCCTGAGCGACCCCAGCGTGCGCTACGAGGTCAACCAGGCGGTGGCCAAGGAACAGCTGGCCAGCCAGTTGCAGGCGCGTCTGCAGGCCTTGCGGGCCAAGGCCAGGGTGGAAGGCCTGTGA
- a CDS encoding peroxiredoxin family protein, whose amino-acid sequence MTPSATPAPEWRVQRWFNTRQVPSVASLRGKVIVLEAFQMLCPGCVSEGLPQAQRVRASFSPEQVAVVGLHTVFEHHQAMTPVALEAFLHEYRIGFPVAVDLPDPQGAVPCTMRDYGMRGTPTLVLIDAQGCIRQQHFGKVGDLVLGAQIALLIAEAGHSTAGG is encoded by the coding sequence ATGACCCCTTCAGCAACGCCCGCCCCCGAGTGGCGGGTGCAGCGCTGGTTCAACACCCGGCAGGTGCCGAGCGTGGCCAGCCTGCGCGGCAAGGTGATAGTGCTGGAGGCCTTCCAGATGCTCTGCCCGGGCTGCGTGAGCGAAGGCCTGCCACAGGCGCAGCGGGTGCGGGCCAGCTTTTCCCCCGAGCAGGTGGCGGTGGTCGGCTTGCACACGGTCTTCGAGCATCACCAGGCCATGACGCCGGTGGCTCTGGAGGCCTTCCTCCACGAATACCGCATCGGCTTCCCGGTCGCCGTCGACCTGCCGGACCCGCAAGGGGCCGTGCCCTGCACCATGCGCGACTACGGGATGCGCGGTACGCCGACCCTGGTGCTGATCGACGCACAGGGCTGTATCCGCCAGCAGCACTTCGGCAAGGTCGGCGACCTGGTGCTGGGGGCGCAGATCGCCCTGCTGATCGCCGAGGCCGGGCACAGCACCGCGGGCGGATAG
- a CDS encoding YciI family protein has product MFVVLLKFSENKGQAARLMDGHNQWIKSGFDAGVFLLVGSLQPNLGGSILAHNTTLGELQERVNGDPFVKENVVSAEILEIAPKKADARLSFLVD; this is encoded by the coding sequence ATGTTTGTCGTGCTGCTGAAGTTTTCTGAGAACAAAGGCCAGGCCGCTCGGCTGATGGACGGCCATAACCAGTGGATCAAGAGCGGTTTCGATGCCGGCGTGTTTCTCCTGGTCGGCAGCCTGCAGCCAAACCTGGGGGGCTCCATCCTGGCCCACAACACGACGCTCGGCGAACTGCAGGAGCGCGTGAATGGCGATCCGTTCGTGAAGGAGAATGTCGTCAGCGCCGAGATACTGGAGATAGCGCCCAAGAAAGCGGACGCGCGCCTGAGCTTTCTAGTGGATTGA
- the trpA gene encoding tryptophan synthase subunit alpha: MSRLQSRFAELKEQNRAALVTFVTAGDPHYDASLAILKGLPAAGADVIELGMPFTDPMADGPAIQLANIRALEGKQNLAKTLQMVREFRQGEQGTPLVLMGYFNPIHKYGVARFIADAKEAGVDGLIVVDLPPEHNADLCDPAQAAGLDFIRLTTPTTDDARLPKVLGGSSGFVYYVSVAGVTGAGSATVEHVEQAVARLRRHTDLPISIGFGIRTPEHAATIARLADGVVVGSALIERIAAAETDQQAVDGVLGLCRQLAEGVRGARC, from the coding sequence ATGAGCCGCCTGCAGAGCCGCTTTGCCGAGCTGAAAGAACAGAACCGCGCCGCCCTGGTGACCTTCGTCACCGCCGGCGACCCGCACTACGACGCCTCCCTGGCGATCCTCAAGGGCCTGCCGGCGGCCGGCGCCGACGTGATCGAACTGGGCATGCCGTTCACCGACCCGATGGCCGACGGCCCGGCCATCCAGCTGGCCAACATCCGTGCCCTGGAAGGCAAGCAGAACCTGGCCAAGACCCTGCAAATGGTCCGCGAATTCCGCCAGGGCGAGCAGGGCACACCGCTGGTGCTGATGGGCTACTTCAACCCCATCCACAAGTACGGAGTCGCGCGCTTCATCGCCGATGCCAAGGAGGCGGGGGTCGACGGCCTGATCGTGGTCGACCTGCCGCCGGAGCATAACGCCGACCTGTGCGACCCGGCCCAGGCCGCGGGGCTCGACTTCATCCGCCTGACGACCCCCACGACGGACGACGCGCGCCTGCCCAAGGTGCTGGGCGGCAGCTCCGGCTTCGTCTACTACGTCTCGGTGGCCGGCGTCACCGGCGCCGGCTCGGCCACCGTCGAGCACGTCGAGCAGGCCGTGGCGCGCCTGCGCCGCCACACCGACCTGCCGATCAGCATCGGCTTCGGCATCCGCACCCCGGAACACGCCGCGACCATCGCCCGCCTGGCCGACGGCGTGGTGGTCGGCTCGGCGCTGATCGAGCGGATCGCCGCCGCCGAGACCGACCAGCAGGCCGTGGACGGCGTGCTCGGCCTGTGCCGCCAGCTGGCCGAAGGGGTGCGCGGCGCGCGCTGCTAA
- the trpB gene encoding tryptophan synthase subunit beta, translating into MTSYRSGPDANGLFGSFGGQYVAETLMPLIHELAAEYEKAKADPEFARELAYFQRDYVGRPSPLYYAERLSEHCGGAKIYLKREELNHTGAHKINNCIGQILLAKRMGKRRIIAETGAGMHGVATATVAARFGLECVIYMGTTDIDRQQANVFRMKLLGATVIPVTAGTGTLKDAMNEALRDWVTNVDSTFYLIGTVAGPHPYPAMVRDFQAVIGKETREQLQAQEGRLPDSLVACIGGGSNAMGLFHPFLDDESVQIVGVEAAGYGIDSGKHAASLNGGVPGVLHGNRTFLLQDDDGQIIDAHSISAGLDYPGIGPEHAWLHDIGRVEYTSVTDDEALAAFHQCCRLEGIIPALESAHALAEVFKRAPSLPREHLMVVNLSGRGDKDMQTVMHHMSEQEKHA; encoded by the coding sequence ATGACCTCATACCGCAGCGGCCCCGACGCCAACGGCCTGTTCGGCTCGTTCGGCGGCCAGTACGTCGCCGAAACCCTGATGCCGCTGATCCACGAGCTGGCCGCCGAGTACGAGAAGGCCAAGGCCGATCCCGAGTTCGCCCGGGAACTGGCCTACTTCCAGCGCGACTACGTCGGCCGGCCCAGCCCGCTGTACTACGCCGAGCGCCTGAGCGAGCACTGCGGCGGGGCGAAGATCTACCTCAAGCGCGAGGAGCTCAACCACACCGGCGCGCACAAGATCAACAACTGCATCGGCCAGATCCTCCTGGCCAAGCGCATGGGCAAGCGGCGCATCATCGCCGAGACCGGCGCCGGCATGCACGGCGTGGCCACCGCCACAGTCGCAGCGCGCTTCGGCCTGGAATGCGTGATCTACATGGGCACCACCGACATCGACCGGCAGCAGGCCAACGTGTTCCGCATGAAGCTGCTGGGCGCCACGGTGATCCCGGTCACCGCCGGCACCGGCACCCTCAAGGACGCCATGAACGAGGCCCTGCGCGACTGGGTGACCAACGTCGACAGCACCTTCTACCTGATCGGCACGGTCGCCGGCCCGCACCCCTACCCGGCCATGGTCCGCGACTTCCAGGCGGTCATCGGCAAGGAAACCCGCGAGCAGCTGCAGGCCCAGGAAGGCCGCCTGCCCGACAGCCTGGTCGCCTGCATCGGCGGCGGCTCCAACGCCATGGGCCTGTTCCACCCCTTCCTCGACGACGAGTCGGTGCAGATCGTCGGCGTCGAAGCGGCCGGCTACGGCATCGACAGCGGCAAGCACGCGGCCAGCCTCAACGGCGGCGTGCCCGGCGTGCTGCACGGCAACCGCACCTTCCTGCTGCAGGACGACGACGGCCAGATCATCGACGCCCACTCGATCTCCGCCGGCCTCGACTACCCCGGCATCGGCCCGGAGCACGCCTGGCTGCACGACATCGGCCGGGTCGAATACACCTCGGTGACCGACGACGAGGCCCTGGCCGCCTTCCACCAGTGCTGCCGCCTGGAGGGCATCATCCCGGCCCTGGAGAGCGCCCACGCCCTGGCCGAAGTGTTCAAGCGCGCGCCCTCGTTGCCCAGGGAGCACCTGATGGTGGTCAACCTGTCCGGCCGCGGCGACAAGGACATGCAGACCGTGATGCACCACATGAGCGAACAGGAGAAGCACGCATGA
- a CDS encoding LysR family transcriptional regulator → MSQELPPLNALRAFEAAARLQSVSQAADELHVTHGAVSRQIRGLEEHLGVALFVKEGRGLKLTDAGLRLRDASGEAFARLRGVCAELQQGQAEAPFVLACPGSLLARWFIPRLDRLNRELPELRLQLSASEGELDPRRPGVDATLLFAEPPWPADMRVFELTAERIGPVLSPRYGRFAELHRAPPAALLNEPLLHTSSRPQAWPSWAASCGLDAGALKPGQGFEHLYYLLEAAAAGLGVAIAPQQLVADDLAGGRLVAPWGFVETPARLALWVPARQLDKRAQRLAEWLRGELGG, encoded by the coding sequence ATGAGCCAGGAGCTCCCCCCCCTCAACGCCCTGCGCGCCTTCGAGGCGGCGGCCCGCCTGCAGAGCGTCAGCCAGGCGGCCGACGAGCTGCATGTCACCCACGGCGCGGTCAGCCGGCAGATTCGTGGCCTGGAGGAACACCTCGGGGTGGCGCTGTTCGTCAAGGAAGGACGCGGCCTTAAACTCACGGATGCCGGGCTGCGCCTGCGCGACGCCAGCGGCGAGGCCTTCGCCCGCCTGCGCGGCGTCTGCGCCGAGTTGCAGCAGGGCCAGGCCGAGGCGCCCTTCGTCCTCGCCTGCCCCGGCAGCCTGCTGGCGCGCTGGTTCATCCCCCGGCTGGATCGCCTCAACCGCGAGCTGCCGGAGCTGCGCCTGCAGCTGTCGGCCAGCGAGGGCGAGCTGGACCCGCGCCGCCCCGGCGTCGACGCCACCCTGCTGTTCGCCGAGCCGCCCTGGCCGGCGGACATGCGGGTGTTCGAACTGACCGCCGAGCGCATCGGCCCGGTGCTCAGCCCGCGCTACGGGCGTTTCGCCGAGTTGCACCGGGCACCACCGGCGGCGCTGCTGAACGAGCCGTTGCTGCACACCAGCTCGCGGCCCCAGGCCTGGCCGAGCTGGGCGGCCAGCTGTGGCCTGGACGCCGGGGCGTTGAAGCCGGGCCAGGGCTTCGAGCATCTCTACTACCTGCTGGAGGCAGCGGCGGCCGGGCTGGGCGTGGCCATCGCCCCGCAGCAGCTGGTGGCCGACGACCTGGCGGGCGGGCGCCTGGTCGCGCCCTGGGGCTTCGTCGAGACCCCGGCGCGCCTGGCCCTGTGGGTACCGGCGCGGCAGCTGGACAAGCGCGCCCAGCGCCTGGCCGAGTGGCTGCGCGGCGAGCTGGGCGGCTGA
- a CDS encoding dodecin: MSNHHTYKKIEIVGSSPVSSDEAINNALAECAKSIRNLEWFEVVETRGHIENGKVGHYQVTLKVGFRIANS; the protein is encoded by the coding sequence ATGTCCAACCATCACACCTACAAGAAGATCGAGATCGTCGGCTCGTCGCCGGTCAGTTCCGACGAGGCGATCAACAACGCCCTGGCCGAGTGCGCCAAGTCCATCCGCAACCTGGAGTGGTTCGAGGTGGTGGAAACCCGCGGCCATATCGAGAACGGCAAGGTCGGCCACTACCAGGTGACGCTCAAGGTGGGTTTCCGTATCGCCAATAGCTGA